TCCATCGTACCATATTGATACGGATCAAAAAGGTTTATATAAGCGGCCAGCTCTATGAGAAGCCCTTCTGCGTTTTCGTCCAGATACGTCTTTACCTCTTGTTCTTGATACCCAACTCTCAGACTGTCAAAAATTCTCGCCTGATACTCAACTTTTTTTGGAAAGTACACTTCTGCGAATATACCGCCTTCGCCTCGGGTAAACAGGTACATCGGCTGGGGTTCTGCCATTAGGCGTCCTCCTTATGCAAGGTATTTCAATCCTCCTTAATCCGTATTGTATATAGCATACAAATTATGGTTTGTCTAATCTTCGCAAAGTAACCACTCACACCCGTCTTTGCGAGCGACTGAAAGGAGCGAAGCAATCCAGGGGTTTTGCGTACTGACTCTGGATTGCTTCGTCGCTCCGCTCCTCGCAAAGACGGCTCTATGACACAGCATTGTGATAGGTGTGAGCGATTACTTCGCAAATTTGCTGACTCTGTATCGTCGGGCTGGGGATGGCTACGTCCGCGTTCTTGGGTCCCACATGCTTTTGTATGGTGAAGGAAGCAGGTACCCGATTTTTGGGTCTGGGGGTCGGTTCGAAAAAGTAGAAAGAAAATAGAAAATCTCCCCAGTACGGCAAGCGCACGGAAGCGATGGCTGCGGAAGCGGGGAAGCGCTGGCGTGGGTAGTATGCGCGGCGGTCCTTATTTTAAGCCACCAAATCAACACCGATCTCCATTTTCAACTGGTGCCACCACTGCAATTCCTGTATAATTTGGTTCAAGCTAAATCCTCGGTAGTCCACCTTCTTCATCGGCGACACGGTACTGTCTTCGTAGCTTAGAACGACCGCGTTTCTTCTCTCGTCTGACGGATGCTGTTTTCTAAAAAACCCATGGCGACAAAAAACATCTGTATTTGGGGAGACAGTATCACCTACGGCGCGTGGGACACTGAAGGCGGCTGGGTGGACCGGCTTCGCCGTCATCTTCACGAGCGAACGATTGCTTCCGGGTTTGATGAATACTTCTGGGTGTATAATTTGGGCATTCCGGGAGACACGACCGATGATATACTTCAGCGGATTGATGCGGAATGTAGAGCGCGCGAACCGCACATCAGCATTTTTGCCGCGGGTATCAATGACAGCTCGCGCCTCGCGGAGACGGGTCTCCCGCGGGTTTCGGTGGAGCGTTTGCGGAAAAACGCATCGGCGCTGATACGCCGCGTGCGAGAGGTTTCGGAAGCTGTTTTTTGGATCGGCCTCGGTATAATTGATGAATCTGCGGTCGCCGCAGAGCAGGAATCCAGCGCTGATTTTCGCCACCAAAGCGTCATAGAGCATCACGAAGCGCTCGCTCGCGTCTGTCTCGCGGAGCATGTTCCGTACCTCGACATGCTCAATGTGCTTGCGCCGGAAGATTTGATCGACGGCCTGCACCCGAACGCCGTTGGTCACCAGAAAATGTTTGAACACATCCGAGATTTCTTGGTAGCGCAGGGCGTGCTCGCGAGATAGCCCGTAGCTTAGGCCCCATCCATAAATAACTTCCCCATCTCGCACCCACTCGGCACCCTTATGCAACTCGTGCTCAATCGCGAATCCTCATCGTATCTCGATCGGGTTTCGGATTCGCTCATTCCGCGCCAAGCTGCATCAGGGCACGCATTGAGCACGATGTCGGTGAATTTATTTATGGACGGGGCATTGGTTGTTTCCTGACTCAAAACCTTTTGGGCGGTGCGTGCGTGTTGCGCCGTGATGTTTTTTTTGCGAGAATGATGGCGTATGGTGATTACGTATTACGGACACGAGTGTTTCAAGGTGCAGTTCGGGGATGTCGTCATTGCGATAAATCCGATAGCAAAGAGTTCGCGGTACAAGAGCGCGCGTTTCGGCGCGGACATCGTCCTTATCGGGATGAATGACGCGGACCACAACGGCGCCTCGGAGGTTGCCTTTGGCGGCAAGGAGCCGTTCGTTGTGCGCGGCCCCGGGGAGTACGAGATCCGTGATATTGCGATTAAAGGATTTGAAGCGCCGCGCGCGCCGGACGGCTGTAGCCGCACGATTTATTTTCTTACCCTTGAGGGTGCGAATCTCTGCATACTGACCGGACTCCATACGGCGAGTCTCCCTGCGCCCGTGCTCGAGACTCTTGCTGACGTTGACGTCCTATTCATACCGATAGCGGGCGGCGAGGTGCTCTCTCCTGCGGATGCTTACAAGCTCGCCGTCTCGCTCGAGCCGCGGATCATCATCCCCATGCGTCACGGCGAGCACAAAGACGCGGTGAAAACTTTTCTGAAGGAGGGTGGCGTCGAAAAAACGCAGATGGAATCAAAGCTCACGGTGCGCCGGAAGGACATCGCGGACAGCGCTGGCCAGATCGTCGTGCTTGCGCCGGTCGGAGGAGAATAATTTTGTCGAATTTCCAAGTTCCAAGCGTACAATTTCCAAGTAATTTCCAAATCTCAAAGCTTCAATTTCCAAACCCGAACGTTTGCCGTGTTTGAGATTTAAAAATTTGGAAATTGGAATTTGTTTGGAAATTGATTATTTTGAAATTGGAAATTCGGTCTTTTATGCTCGACCGCCTCTACGATCTCCCTGAAGAAAAACGCCGCGGCGTGGCGCTGGTCTGCGCCGGAGTCCTAGCGATGCTTATCGTGGGCGCTTGGTTTGTTGGTTTTATGCAGCCGCTATCGGGCGCCCGCAGAGCGGATGTGGGCAGCGTCAGCACGAGCGCGCAGACGGTGAAGGACACACTTTCACCGCTCCGCGCGCTTAGCCAAAGTTTCAGCGCGCTCACGCGGAGCGTGCGCGGTGAGCTCGGCGGCGTGCTGCTCGGAATCGAGGGGCAGAGTGATGAGAAAAAAGATACGAGAGTAGAGAACGAAACGTCGAGCGTAGAAAGTGTAGAGTCGACTCTTGATGCGTCGATGAGTTCTTCGACGCCAGAAGCGAAAGCGGAAAACGGCGAGCAAATAGAAAATGAAAATTTAAATGAAGAGAGTGGAGAGTGGAAAGTAGAGAGTGGAGAGTAGGCGCGCCAAAAGTTATCCACATTTTTTGAAAAAGTAATTTGTGTTTTCGATGTTCGTGCAGGATACTGTATGTATCACGCGCGACATCAAAGTAACATCGTGCAGAGCGCTCGGATAAATTTTTTTATTGCGCGTATGCATATGGTCGGTAATTGTCGCGCCCCTTACCAGTCAATCTTTCCATGATCATGGCAAAACGACGCAAGGCGCCCGCGGCGAAGAAGGTTGCACCGAAACGAAAGACCTCATCGAAGCGCAGGAAGTAAGAAGTCTCAGAGCCGCCACATCTGCGGCCTGCGACGCATCATAACACCCTCCATTCTCATGGAGGGTGTGCCGTTTTTGTGTTACGATAGAGTCCGCGATGTCTCTCCTTAAAACATTATTTGGCGGCGATACCGAGCGCCGCGTGCGAGCGGAATATGCCTCACGCGTCGAGCGGATTAACACACTCGAGGAGACGTACCGGGCGCTCGGCGAGGCTGATTTCGCGGCTCAAACCGCTCTGTTTCGAGAACGGCTCGAGAGGGGCGAGGCGCTCGGGTCGCTTCTTCCCGAGGCGTTTGCGGTAGCGCGCGAGGCCGCGCGGCGCACTCTCGGCCAGCGGCACTTTGATGTGCAGCTCATCGGCGGTATTGCGATGCACGAGGGTAAGATTGCCGAGATGAAGACCGGCGAGGGGAAGACGCTCGTTGCGACCCTGCCAAGCTATCTCAATGCGCTTCCAGGGCGCGGCGTGCATATTGTGACGGTGAATGACTATCTCGCGCGAAGAGATGCGGTGTGGATGGGACAAATACACCACCTGCTTGGGCTCTCTGTCGGATGCATCACGAGTGATGCGAGCTACCTTTATGATCCTCTGCATCGCAGTGATAGCGCGAATCGAGCAGGTGGAATTTCCAATTTCCAATTTCCAATTTCCAATCAAATTCCAAATTCCAAAAAACAAATTTCAGACAGTGGTGACGCGTTGGATGAAGAACGCGACATCGAAGGATATTTTCGGGTGGTGCATGAATTTTTGCGGCCGGTGAGTAGACGCGAGGCGTACGCCGCGGACATCACGTACGGGACGAACAGCGAATTCGGTTTTGATTATCTGCGCGACAATACCGCGCTCGCTGCCGCGGAGCTTCGGCAGCGCGGCCACGTCTTTGCGATCGTTGACGAAATTGATTCGGTGTTGATAGACGAGGCGCGCACGCCGCTGATCATCTCAATGCAGGTCGCGGAATCCGAGCGGCTGTACGATCGCTTTGCCGCGATTGCGCGCGATCTTATCGAGGGTGAGGATTACACGCTCGATGAAAAGTTCCGATCAATCGCGCTCACCGAGAGCGGCATCGAGAAGGCGGAGCGCGCGCTTGGTGTCGGGAGCATTTACACGGACGCCGGTATCGCCTATGTACACCATCTCGAGACCGCGGTGCGGGCGCGAGCACTCTACCAGAAAGACCGCGAATATGTCGTGCGCGACGGAGAGGTGATCATCGTGGATGAGTTCACCGGCCGGATGCTCCCCAGCCGCCGCTGGAGCGAGGGACTGCACCAGGCGGTCGAGGCGAAGGAGGGCGTGCGCGTGAAGGAGGAGACACGCACCGCAGCTTCAGTCACGTATCAGAATTACTTCCGCATGTATGAGAAGCTTGCGGGCATGACTGGCACGGCTTTCACGTCTGCCGAGGAGTTTTATAAAGTCTACGGCCTTGAAGTCGTGGCAGTGCCGACGAACCAGCCTATTGCCCGAGCGGATCGGAATGATCTTATCTTCCAGACCGAGCGCGGCAAATTCAGAGCGATCGCACAAAGGGTGAAAGAGCTCCACGAGCGCGGACAGCCCGTCTTAATCGGCACGGTTTCAATCGAGAAAAACGAACTTCTTTCCGCGCATCTCAAGCAGGCGGGCGTACCACACGAGATCCTCAATGCGAAGAATCATGAGCGTGAGGGTGAGATTATCGCTGAGGCCGGCGGGCGGGGGAGTGTCACTGTTGCGACGAACATGGCTGGACGCGGCGTCGACATTAAACTCGGCGGCGCTGCGGCAAGTCCCGAGGCTGCGGCGGAGATCAAAAGTTTCGGTGGGCTTTTCGTGCTCGGTACCGAGCGGCACGAGGCACGTAGAATTGACAATCAGCTCCGCGGCCGCGCGGGGAGGCAAGGAGACCCGGGGGAAACTGAGTTTTACATTTCACTCGAGGACACGCTGATGCGCGTTTTTGCCTCGGACATGATTAAAAATATGATGGGGCGTTTCGGCATCCCCGAAGACGAACCGATCGAGAACAAGCTCATCTCACGGGCGCTCGAGTCGGCACAGACCAAGATCGAGGGCTTTCACTTCGATGCGCGTAAGCGGATCCTCGAGTACGACGACGTGCTCAACAAACAGCGCCAGGCGATTTATGCGCGGCGGCACACCGTGCTCGAAGGGAGCGCGGAGGAGCTTCGGGGACTTCTCGACGAGGTGGTCGGCGAGGGTGAAGAGCTTGCGGGCTCACTCCAAACCAAGCGCGAGGAGTTCGGCGAGGAGCAGTTTTTCGCCGCGCTCCGGCGGCTCATGCTCCAAACGGTAGATTATTTTTGGATGCAGCATCTTGAGGTGATGGACTACATGCGCTCGAGTGTGGGGCTTCGAGCCTACGGCCAGCGTGACCCGCTGGTCGAGTACAAGAAAGAGGGAACGCGGCTCTTCCGCGAGATGCTCGCGGCGACGAACGACCACATCGCAGAACTTCTGCCGCACCTTGCGCCGCAAGCCTTCGCCCTGAGTGAGCGCGCCGCCCGCGCGGCGCGCTCACGAATCCAGCTTTCCGGCGGCGGCGTGATCGGCCTCGCCGATACGGCGCGTGAGCTCGCCGGGGAAGTAGTGCAAAGTGCACCCACGCCTACGTTTACTCGCGAGGTGCGCCTCTCGCCGCAGGCGGCTCTCGTGTCTCGTCTCGGAGCGCAACGAGGAGGCGGGGGCAAAACAAACGTGGGCCGCAACGACCCCTGCCCGTGCGGAGCGAAACACCCTGATGGCCGTCCGATAAAATACAAACACTGCCACGGCAAAGATGCTTGAGAAAAGGGGCAGTGAGCGGAGTCCGCCAAAGCCCGAGTATGGGCGTCGGCGGACGGCAGCGGTAAGAAATATAAAAAGTGCCATGGGCAATAAAATAAGGAAGGAGTAGTTTTTAGACGACTATCCTGATGAGGGTGTATCGCATTGGTTGCATAATCAATCCAAGCGTATACAATGAGACCATGAAGCAACGAGAATTTACTGCAATTTATCAAAAACGAGGCAGGGGGATAGTAGCGTGGGTGGAAGAAGTTCCAGGCGTCAATACACAGGGACGAACCCTACAGGAGGCCAAAGAGAATCTTAAAGAAGCGCTCCAATTGATTTTTGAGACCAATCACGCCCTTGCCATTGGCAAGGCTGTGGATGCGCTTCGCGAATCCATTCGCATCGCAGTTCCCGCCTAAGTTTTATGAGGCGCGTTATATTTTTGCGCTATCTGCACGAGCAAGGGTGCCTCTTGGTCCGTGAAGGAAGGAGGCATTCTGTTTTGTTAACCCGAAAGAAGAGCGAAGTTCGACAGTTCCACGGCATAACGAGATTAACAGCTTTCTTGCAAAAAAGATTTGTAGAGACCTCGGTATCCAGATAATTCAGAAAAAATAGATCGCCACACAATTCTGCAGAGCCGTTTTTGATTTATGAAAAAAAATTGTTTCTCACATCTTCTGCTGGCATGGTCATGGATAGCGTTGTGCGGCATTTCGACAAGCCGGTCGCTGGCCAGAAGTGCGCGTTTATCCTAACCGCCTCGGAAGCGGAGCAGGGTGACAAATGGTGGCTGCGAGAAGATCGCGACGCGCTCACGAGCGCGGGGTTTGACGTGTTTGATTACACGCTCACTGGAAAAACTTCGGAGGATGTTGCACAGGCGCTCAAAGACGCAGACGTACTTTTCGTCGCTGGCGGTAAGACCTTTTATTTGCTCGGACAGGCGCAGAAAAATCGAAAAGTGTCACGGGCGTAGAGAGTAACCGCTCACGCTCGTCATTGCGAGCGCAGCGAAGCAATCCAGTTGTTGAGCCGTAATTCTGGATTGCGGAGCCTGTCCAGAGCACAGCGTGGGATCGCTCCACTCCGTTCCACTCCTCGCAATGACGGCTTTGTTACGAAGTCTTGGGATAGGTGTGAGGAATTACCGTAGAGAAGGCCTTACGGCAAAAATTGTTTGAGCCAGTCGAGGAGTTTGTTTTTGGCGCGGCGGGCGACGCGGATACCCATGGGCTCCTCGTCGCTCTCTGCGGCAAGCCCCCAGAGGCATAGGCCATAGGCCACGGACCACGTGGTATCTCGGAGTTCACCCTGTGTGTTTCCAGGCAGGTTCGGCACCGCGACGCGCGAGGGGAGGCGGAGCGCGTTTTTCGCGAGCTCTTCAATAGACGCAAATGCCGAGCCGCCGCCGGTGATGAGGATTCCTGCGGGGAGTAAGCCGGCGCGGCCAATTTTTTTGAGGTGTGCTTCGATGAGCGCGAACATGTCGCTGAGCCGAGAGCGGATGATTGTATGAAGCTCCCGCTCGGGGTAGGCGAGCGAGCCCGTGCCGCTGCGCTTCACTTCCTCGGCGTCTTCAAGTGATATTTTGAAGCCGAGCGCGATGTCGTTCGTGACGTCGGTCGAGCCGATAGGGAAGACGTGAAGCGAGATTGGGATGCCGCTCTCAAAGATCGCGATCGAGAGCGTCTCAGCACCGATGTTCGCGAGGACGCAACCCGCGATTTTCTGCGCTGAGGTGAGCGTCACGAAGCTTGCCGAGAGCGGCGAAGCCATCACGTCGAGCACTTCGACGCCTGCCTGTTCCACCGCCTCGATGAGGTCGTTCACATGCTGCTCGAGCGCGGTAATAAAGAGAAGCTTTACCTCGAGTTTCATGCCGTGCATGCCGAGTGGCCTCCCGAGCACCTCTCTGTTGTCAATTTTATACTGGAGCGGCACCGCGTGGATTACTTTGCGGTTTGCCGCAAGTGGCGCGGGGATATTATTCTCGGCGGCCTCGTGTGCGAGCTTGACGTCCACTTCAGTGATCTCGGAATCCGCGCGGGTGACAATGGTGCTACCGCTCGCGACAGCGCCTTCGAGCCCGACGCCGCCGACCGCAAGGTAGGCGCCGCGCACGGAGGTTTTGGCGGTGTGGTTGGCGGTGGCGAGTGCTGCGCGGACGCTCCGCACGACGTCGGGGATGTTGATGATGTAGCCGTGACGCAGGCCTTTCGACTCCGCGCTTCCGCGGCCGATGATGTGCGGCGCGCTCTTTCCCGGTACGCGCTCGGCAATCACCACGCGTACGTGGCGCGAGCCGATATCAATTCCGGTGACGAGTGACGGACGGCGAGACATAGTGCGCGATGAGCGTCTGCTCCAGTTTGTCCATTCTACGCCCATGTGCGAGTCCCTTCAAATGGAGCAATCCGTGGATAAACAGGGTAGCGACCATGGCGCGGTATGTTCGAGCGAAGCGCGGCGCATCCATCCGCGCCGCGCGTAGATTCAGCACGATCTCGCCTGCGCTCTCTCCGAGCGGAAACGAGAGCACGTTCGCTGACTTGTCCTTGCCGCGGTAGCGGCGGTTCAGCGCGCGAGAGCGCGCGTCGCCGACAAGAGCGACGCTGAGATCATAGCGCGCGCCAAGTACCTTCTCGGCAAGAGCGCGGTAGGGGAGCGGCGGCCGCTGCGAGCGGGTCGTATTGGCGAGAGAGAAAGGCACAGGAGTCAAATTTTCAATTTTCAATTTTCATTGAATTTTCAATTCCTCAATTTTCAAACACGACGACGTTCGTCACTCAGTCATTGAAACATTGAAAATTGATTGAAAATTGCAAAATTGAAAATTGGAAATTTTTTCTTGCAGCTACCACGGCATCGTCATGGTCATCGGCGCCGCGGCTGCAGCTGGCGCTTCCCAGCTTGAAACGTCGAGCGAGATTGAGCGCTTTTCGCCGCCAGTCTCGAAGGCAAGGGCGCCGTGCGACAGCGCGTGATCATAAAGTTCTTTCGTGATGCGCACGTCGTCGAGGCAGTAGCGGCGGATTTTTTCGATCTCGCCCGTTCGCCACCAGCGGATCGCGTCCATGCCGTGCGCACTTTTATTTGTGCCAAGGGTTGCGTGCGCGAGCGCGTCGAGGCCGATGCGTCGTCCGAGGACACCCTCGACCTCGCGAAGGAGGTCGAGGGTGCGGAGCGAGCGAAGATTTCCGTGGTAGTACTTGTCGAGAATCGGGATGTCGAAATGGATTATGTTGAAGCCGATGAGCAGGTCTGCGCGCTCGAGGATCGGCCAGAGTCGTGGCAACTCATCCTCAAGGAAGCTCTGGTAGGAGTCGGTCGCGCTCTCGTAGATCCCCACAAGGGAGAGATCGAGTGCTGCAGGGTCGCGTCGTCCAATGTCTTGAAACGAGTTTTTGGTTTCGAGATCAAGAACAATCTTTCTCATAAGTTCAACGCGTATTTTGTATATCGTATCTTGTATTTGGAACGAATTTAAGTTTCGCAGTCGTTATACAAGATACAATGTATGAGCTTTTATATTACATGTGGAGTTGTACTATTGCTCGAGCTAGTTCATGTTCCCGTAGCAGCGTTTCTTTCCCAGTCGCCAACTCTTTTATTTTGTATTGCTTCGTTTTCACCTCCTCCTCTCCGAAGCATAGGATGTACGGCACGCCGTCCTTCACAGCCTTTTTAATCTGGTCTCCAATTTTACGGCTGGTGTAGTCTACGACGGTGCGTACGCCAGCCGCCCGCAGGCTGCCGGCGAGCGTCGTCGCCTCCGCAAAAAAGCGATCGTCGAGGGGGCAAACACAAAGTTGCGCCACGGAGCTGCTGCGCAAGTCTTTCGGAAACAGTTGATACGTCTCAAGCACGTCGCGGATCGTAACGTCCCCCATGCCAAAGCCGACCGCGCGGACTCCCTCGACACCAAAGAGCGCGGTAAGGTCGTCATACCTGCCGCCGCCAAAGAGTGAGCGAC
This genomic interval from bacterium contains the following:
- a CDS encoding ribonuclease H-like domain-containing protein; its protein translation is MRKIVLDLETKNSFQDIGRRDPAALDLSLVGIYESATDSYQSFLEDELPRLWPILERADLLIGFNIIHFDIPILDKYYHGNLRSLRTLDLLREVEGVLGRRIGLDALAHATLGTNKSAHGMDAIRWWRTGEIEKIRRYCLDDVRITKELYDHALSHGALAFETGGEKRSISLDVSSWEAPAAAAAPMTMTMPW
- a CDS encoding Type 1 glutamine amidotransferase-like domain-containing protein; amino-acid sequence: MFLTSSAGMVMDSVVRHFDKPVAGQKCAFILTASEAEQGDKWWLREDRDALTSAGFDVFDYTLTGKTSEDVAQALKDADVLFVAGGKTFYLLGQAQKNRKVSRA
- a CDS encoding MBL fold metallo-hydrolase; amino-acid sequence: MVITYYGHECFKVQFGDVVIAINPIAKSSRYKSARFGADIVLIGMNDADHNGASEVAFGGKEPFVVRGPGEYEIRDIAIKGFEAPRAPDGCSRTIYFLTLEGANLCILTGLHTASLPAPVLETLADVDVLFIPIAGGEVLSPADAYKLAVSLEPRIIIPMRHGEHKDAVKTFLKEGGVEKTQMESKLTVRRKDIADSAGQIVVLAPVGGE
- the ftsA gene encoding cell division protein FtsA, with the translated sequence MSRRPSLVTGIDIGSRHVRVVIAERVPGKSAPHIIGRGSAESKGLRHGYIINIPDVVRSVRAALATANHTAKTSVRGAYLAVGGVGLEGAVASGSTIVTRADSEITEVDVKLAHEAAENNIPAPLAANRKVIHAVPLQYKIDNREVLGRPLGMHGMKLEVKLLFITALEQHVNDLIEAVEQAGVEVLDVMASPLSASFVTLTSAQKIAGCVLANIGAETLSIAIFESGIPISLHVFPIGSTDVTNDIALGFKISLEDAEEVKRSGTGSLAYPERELHTIIRSRLSDMFALIEAHLKKIGRAGLLPAGILITGGGSAFASIEELAKNALRLPSRVAVPNLPGNTQGELRDTTWSVAYGLCLWGLAAESDEEPMGIRVARRAKNKLLDWLKQFLP
- the secA gene encoding preprotein translocase subunit SecA, producing MSLLKTLFGGDTERRVRAEYASRVERINTLEETYRALGEADFAAQTALFRERLERGEALGSLLPEAFAVAREAARRTLGQRHFDVQLIGGIAMHEGKIAEMKTGEGKTLVATLPSYLNALPGRGVHIVTVNDYLARRDAVWMGQIHHLLGLSVGCITSDASYLYDPLHRSDSANRAGGISNFQFPISNQIPNSKKQISDSGDALDEERDIEGYFRVVHEFLRPVSRREAYAADITYGTNSEFGFDYLRDNTALAAAELRQRGHVFAIVDEIDSVLIDEARTPLIISMQVAESERLYDRFAAIARDLIEGEDYTLDEKFRSIALTESGIEKAERALGVGSIYTDAGIAYVHHLETAVRARALYQKDREYVVRDGEVIIVDEFTGRMLPSRRWSEGLHQAVEAKEGVRVKEETRTAASVTYQNYFRMYEKLAGMTGTAFTSAEEFYKVYGLEVVAVPTNQPIARADRNDLIFQTERGKFRAIAQRVKELHERGQPVLIGTVSIEKNELLSAHLKQAGVPHEILNAKNHEREGEIIAEAGGRGSVTVATNMAGRGVDIKLGGAAASPEAAAEIKSFGGLFVLGTERHEARRIDNQLRGRAGRQGDPGETEFYISLEDTLMRVFASDMIKNMMGRFGIPEDEPIENKLISRALESAQTKIEGFHFDARKRILEYDDVLNKQRQAIYARRHTVLEGSAEELRGLLDEVVGEGEELAGSLQTKREEFGEEQFFAALRRLMLQTVDYFWMQHLEVMDYMRSSVGLRAYGQRDPLVEYKKEGTRLFREMLAATNDHIAELLPHLAPQAFALSERAARAARSRIQLSGGGVIGLADTARELAGEVVQSAPTPTFTREVRLSPQAALVSRLGAQRGGGGKTNVGRNDPCPCGAKHPDGRPIKYKHCHGKDA
- a CDS encoding GDSL-type esterase/lipase family protein; protein product: MATKNICIWGDSITYGAWDTEGGWVDRLRRHLHERTIASGFDEYFWVYNLGIPGDTTDDILQRIDAECRAREPHISIFAAGINDSSRLAETGLPRVSVERLRKNASALIRRVREVSEAVFWIGLGIIDESAVAAEQESSADFRHQSVIEHHEALARVCLAEHVPYLDMLNVLAPEDLIDGLHPNAVGHQKMFEHIRDFLVAQGVLAR
- a CDS encoding type II toxin-antitoxin system HicB family antitoxin, encoding MKQREFTAIYQKRGRGIVAWVEEVPGVNTQGRTLQEAKENLKEALQLIFETNHALAIGKAVDALRESIRIAVPA
- the ybeY gene encoding rRNA maturation RNase YbeY, yielding MPFSLANTTRSQRPPLPYRALAEKVLGARYDLSVALVGDARSRALNRRYRGKDKSANVLSFPLGESAGEIVLNLRAARMDAPRFARTYRAMVATLFIHGLLHLKGLAHGRRMDKLEQTLIAHYVSPSVTRHRN